One window of Acomys russatus chromosome 28, mAcoRus1.1, whole genome shotgun sequence genomic DNA carries:
- the Zc3h10 gene encoding zinc finger CCCH domain-containing protein 10, translating to MPDRDNYANGTGTSGGGPGGGGNEEASGAGTGSGGATSDAICRDFLRNVCKRGKRCRYRHPDMSEVSNLGISKNEFIFCHDFQNKECSRPNCRFIHGSKEDEDGYKKTGELPPRLRQKVAAGLGLSPADLPNGKEEVPICRDFLKGDCQRGTKCKFRHLQRDFEFDARGGTGGGGSTGSVPPGRRHDLYDIYDLPERGLEDHEPGPKRRRGGCCPPDGPHFESYEYNLAPPRGVECRLLEEENAMLRKRVEELKKQVSNLLATNEVLLEQNAQFRNQAKVMTLSSTAPATEQTLAPTVGTVATFNHGIAQTHTTLSSQALQPRPVSQQELVAPAGAPAAPPTNAAPPAAPPPPPPHLNPEITPLSAALAQTIAQGMAPPPVSMAPVAVSVAPVAPVAVSMAQPLAGITMSHTTTPMVTYPIASQSMRITAMPH from the coding sequence ATGCCTGATCGGGACAACTATGCCAATGGCACTGGGACCAGCGGTGGAGGCCCCGGAGGTGGTGGCAATGAGGAGGCCAGTGGGGCAGGGACAGGCAGTGGGGGAGCCACCTCAGATGCCATCTGTAGAGACTTCCTGAGGAACGTGTGCAAGCGAGGCAAGCGTTGCCGATACCGCCACCCAGACATGAGTGAGGTGTCCAACTTGGGGATAAGCAAAAACGAATTTATCTTCTGCCATGACTTCCAAAACAAGGAGTGTAGCCGGCCAAACTGCCGTTTCATCCATGGCTCCAAAGAGGACGAGGATGGCTATAAGAAGACAGGAGAGCTCCCACCTCGGCTGAGGCAGAAGGTGGCAGCTGGGCTGGGTCTTTCGCCCGCTGACCTACCCAATGGtaaggaggaggtccccatctgcCGTGACTTCCTCAAAGGGGACTGTCAGAGAGGAACCAAGTGCAAGTTCCGTCACCTGCAAAGGGATTTTGAATTTGATGCTCGAGGTGGTACTGGAGGTGGAGGCTCCACAGGCTCGGTTCCCCCAGGACGACGCCATGATCTCTATGATATCTACGACCTTCCTGAAAGAGGCTTGGAGGACCACGAGCCAGGCCCTAAGCGCCGGAGAGGTGGCTGCTGCCCTCCTGACGGCCCCCATTTTGAGTCCTATGAGTATAACCTGGCTCCGCCCCGTGGAGTAGAGTGTAGACTGCTAGAGGAGGAAAACGCCATGCTCAGGAAGCGTGTAGAGGAGCTAAAGAAACAAGTCAGCAACCTCCTGGCCACCAATGAGGTACTTCTGGAACAAAATGCCCAATTCCGAAACCAGGCCAAGGTCATGACCCTGAGCTCCACGGCACCAGCAACTGAGCAAACACTGGCCCCCACTGTGGGCACTGTGGCCACCTTTAACCATGGCATTGCCCAGACGCACACGACTCTGAGCAGCCAGGCTCTCCAGCCGCGGCCTGTGTCCCAGCAAGAACTTGTGGCTCCTGCTGGAGCTCCAGCTGCTCCCCCCACTAACGCTGCACCTCCTGCTGCtccgccacccccacctccacacttgaacccagagatcaCACCACTGTCAGCCGCTTTGGCTCAGACCATTGCCCAGGGGATGGCCCCCCCACCTGTGTCCATGGCCCCCGTGGCTGTATCGGTGGCCCCTGTGGCCCCTGTGGCTGTGTCCATGGCGCAGCCCTTGGCAGGGATCACAATGAGCCACACGACTACTCCTATGGTGACTTACCCCATTGCCTCCCAGAGCATGCGCATCACAGCCATGCCACACTGA